Proteins from a genomic interval of Trichoderma breve strain T069 chromosome 2, whole genome shotgun sequence:
- a CDS encoding heterokaryon incompatibility protein het-C domain-containing protein, whose protein sequence is MIDFRAPGFLLGLVLLVCLVQPAAAFGAGNIASVSKVEGQNWRHGDIEDALLTLAMAHAIKGGKKFNKRTVSRVYFGNWLRDYSQAIDVGTVKMVSAEAIRLLLCVLGFMSFGYGSGEFEVTAERLGCYRPEDHIDNPKGYGEGVDARDYDPRLRGPIDEEVELAVDPETGMKNYIANERVGIMTSARHVRNLFGRCIELGRQYKRSGNKPELYEALRLMGTGLHCLEDFFAHSNYIELALIEMGERGIFPHVGRNTQIELQGARGGVYPIVTGTFGGVDFLHSVTGEVSDKLTQNEIDELEGALNEGKTGDTSLLQSLLSNLPPGIIGGNQGDKINELQSNASAAQEETVPVSPKDPEEFTVYIKNIYRQIMPVIEFHDSIMKSISGAIENIPILPKIIEQLEEQLSIFVFSIMAPFIVPLIHQIKNELQTGSSEIIESSKKEQHIVFDDDYSSDPTHSMLSKDHFSNILNEIAGRTAARMLHWVVPQLMEAIDDDSVDIDRLLERIVNGVMHHPAQRDMGYDGVAEARQLIFNSVQEWWRDMGEDQQEDYRRKLSPQGVLNGENHKEGVHDTGHGCSGKLKMRKEFGEPQGVEDQIAGAAATAIFSGATGALSGFVSQNTGVDIPFTQSQQSGGDDGGIGGLISGMAGSLLGGAFEQGSTKRETSYETGEDGSYTQHQREYGQEGNRGGYGGSSYEERRETHESSYQSYEQRTERHEYRSTEDSYGGGYEQRRSDSRGSDDNRRGHSRRDDDDDNSYERRETSNYESSYERREEDSYGNSGYGRREEDSYGSGGYGRRDEDSYGGNNYGRQDESYGGEYGSREESGHGRRHHHRDDDDEADDSEYRSRDHGGNSGGYRF, encoded by the exons ATGATCGACTTTAGAGCGCCTGGCTTCCTTCTGGGGCTGGTGCTCCTTGTTTGCTTGGTccagccagcagctgctttcGGAGCTGGCAACATCGCGTCTGTTTCCAAGGTGGAGGGCCAAAACT GGCGACACGGTGACATCGAAGATGCGTTATTAACCCTGGCTATGGCCCATGCCAtcaagggcggcaagaagTTCAACAAGCGGACCGTTTCACGAGTTTACTTTGGCAACTGGCTGCGCGACTACTCCCAGGCCATCGACGTGGGCACCGTCAAGATGGTCTCTGCTGAAGCTATTCGACTTCTCCTCTGCGTTCTTGGCTTCATGTCCTTCGGTTATGGTTCTGGCGAGTTTGAGGTTACGGCCGAGCGTCTCGGATGCTACCGCCCCGAAGATCACATTGACAACCCCAAGGGCTATGGAGAAGGCGTCGACGCCCGAGACTATGACCCCCGTCTGAGAGGTCCCATCGATGAGGAGGTCGAGCTTGCCGTCGACCCGGAAACTGGAATGAAAAACTACATTGCCAATGAGCGAGTTGGTATCATGACATCTGCTAGGCATGTGCGAAATCTCTTTGGTCGATGCATCGAGCTAGGTCGCCAGTACAAGCGCTCGGGAAACAAGCCAGAGCTCTACGAAGCCCTCCGGTTGATGGGAACTGGTCTGCACTGTTTGGAAG ACTTCTTCGCCCACAGCAACTACATTGAGCTTGCACTCATTGAAATGGGAGAGCGTGGAATCTTCCCCCACGTTGGCCGCAATACTCAGATTGAGCTGCAAGGTGCTCGTGGCGGCGTCTATCCTATTGTGACGGGCACATTTGGAGGCGTCGACTTCCTCCACTCCGTCACCGGAGAAG TGTCGGATAAGCTGACTCAAAATGAGATTGACGAGCTCGAGGGAGCACTCAATGAAGGCAAGACCGGCGACACAAGCTTGCTTCAATCCCTTCTCAGCAACCTTCCCCCTGGTATCATTGGAGGCAACCAAGGAGATAAGATCAACGAGCTTCAATCCAACGCATCTGCTGCTCAGGAGGAAACCGTCCCAGTTTCTCCCAAGGATCCTGAAGAATTCACCGTCTACATCAAGAATATCTATCGACAGATTATGCCCGTCATTGAATTCCACGATAGCATTATGAAGAGCATCAGCGGTGCGATTGAGAACATCCCTATTCTTCCCAAGATTATTGAACAGCTAGAGGAGCAGCTTTccatttttgtcttttccatCATGGCACCTTTCATTGTTCCCTTGATCCACCAGATCAAGAACGAGCTTCAAACCGGATCCTCAGAAATCATcgagagcagcaagaaggaGCAGCACATCGTTTTTGATGACGACTACTCTTCTGATCCTACCCATTCCATGCTCTCCAAGGATCATTTCTCCAAC ATTCTCAACGAGATTGCCGGTCGAACTGCCGCCAGGATGCTCCACTGGGTTGTGCCACAGCTCATGgaagccattgatgatgattcagTTGATATTGATCGCTTGCTGGAGCGCATTGTAAACGGTGTCATGCACCACCCCGCCCAGCGTGATATGGGCTatgatggtgttgccgaGGCTCGACAGTTGATCTTTAACTCTGTCCAAGAATGGTGGCGTGACATGGGTGAGGACCAACAGGAGGACTATCGCCGCAAGCTCTCTCCCCAGGGAGTTCTCAACGGCGAAAACCACAAGGAGGGCGTCCACGATACTGGCCACGGCTGCTCGGGTAAGTTGAAGATGCGCAAGGAGTTTGGCGAGCCTCAGGGCGTCGAGGACCAGATTGCTGGTGCGGCCGCaaccgccatcttctccggcGCTACCGGTGCCCTATCTGGGTTTGTTTCCCAGAATACCGGCGTCGATATTCCTTTCACCCAGTCACAGCAGTCAGGCGGAGACGATGGCGGCATCGGTGGCCTCATCAGTGGCATGGCTGGCAGCCTCCTGGGAGGAGCCTTTGAGCAAGGCTCGACCAAGAGAGAAACTAGTTACGAgactggagaagatggctcCTACACGCAACACCAACGGGAGTATGGCCAAGAGGGAAATCG CGGAGGCTATGGGGGCTCTAGCTATgaggagaggcgagagacTCACGAGAGCTCCTATCAATCTTATGAACAGCGCACCGAGCGACATGAATACCGTTCGACCGAGGACAGCTATGGAGGTGGCTACGAGCAGCGAAGAAGTGACAGCCGGGGGTCTGATGATAACC GGAGAGGACACAGCCGCcgagacgatgacgacgacaacagTTATGAGCGCCGTGAAACAAGCAACTACGAATCTAGCTACGAACGCCGTGAAGAGGACAGCTACGGCAACAGTGGTTACGGGCGCCGCGAAGAGGACAGCTATGGCAGCGGCGGTTACGGACGCCGGGACGAGGATAGCTATGGCGGCAACAACTACGGCCGGCAAGACGAAAGCTACGGCGGCGAATATGGATCTCGTGAGGAGAGCGGCCACGGCAGGCGACACCACCaccgtgatgatgatgacgaggccgACGATTCTGAGTACAGATCCCGCGACCACGGCGGCAACAGCGGCGGCTACAGGTTTTAG